From the Streptococcus sanguinis genome, the window ACCCTGACGACCTGAACGTCCACGCAGCTGATTATCAATCCGGCGGCTTTCATGGCGCTCTGTACCGATAACGCAGAGACCGCCCAGTTCGCGAACACCTTCACCCAGCTTGATGTCGGTTCCCCGTCCGGCCATATTGGTCGCAATGGTAACCGCACCACGTTGACCGGCGTTCATGATAATTTGTGCTTCTTTATAGTGGTTTTTCGCATTAAGAACTTCGTGAGGAACCCCAGCTTCTACCAATTTCTTAGAAATATAATCACTGGTTTCAACCGCAACGGTACCGACCAGAACTGGCTGGCCTTTTTCATGACGCTCTTTAACATCCTGAACAACTGCCTTAAACTTAGAATCAATACTTGGATAGAGCAGGTCAGAATGGTCAATACGTGCTACCGGACGGTTGGTTGGAATCGGAATAACACGAATGTTGTATGTTTCGCGGAACTCTTCTTCCTCCGTCTTAGCTGTACCCGTCATGCCGGACAGCTTCTTATACATACGGAAGAGGTTCTGATAAGTAATGGAAGCAGAAGTCTTTGTTTCTTCCTGAATCGGCACACCTTCTTTGGCTTCAATCGCTTGGTGGAGACCGTCAGAGTAACGGCGGCCTTCCATTGTCCGACCGGTAAACTGATCGACAATTAGAATTTCCTGATCTTCACTGACCACATAGTCAATGTCAAGGAGCATGATGTAGTTAGCTCGCAGAGCATTGTCGATAAAGTGAGTCAGGGCAACATTTTCAATATCGTAGAGATTGTCCAGCTTGAAGTAGCTTTCCGCCTTGTCAATACCTGAGTCAGACAGACCAATCGTCTTAGACTGAACATCGATGATGTAGTCGTCCTTATCCAGAGATTTGACATAGTGGTCAGCCATATGATAAAGCTGGTTGGTATCTGAAGAAACCGGTCCTGAAACAATCAGTGGTGTCCGAGCTTCGTCAATCAGGATTGAGTCCACCTCATCGACCAAGGCATAGTTGAGTGGGCGCTGTACCATGTTTTCAGCGCGGACTACCATGTTATCACGCAGGTAGTCAAAGCCAATCTCAGCATTGGTTGAATAAGTAATGTCGCAAGCGTACGCTTCTTTCTTCTCAGATGGAGATTTAGCTGCCAGATTGATACCGACAGAAAGGCCCAACCAAGAGTAGAGTTCACCCATTTCGGTCGCGTCACGCTCAGTCAAGTATTCATTGACTGTGACAACGTGTACTCCTTTACCTGCAAGAGCATTTAAGTAAACTGGCATCGTCGCAGTCAAGGTTTTTCCTTCACCGGTACGCATCTCTGGAACGTCACCATGATGGAGAACGATCCCCCCCATAACCTGTACCTTATAAGGGAAAAGGCCCAATACCCGCTTAGCTCCTTCACGGACAACCGCAAAAGCTTCAAATAAGAGCTGATCTAAAGTTTCACCATCAGCATAGCGTTTCTTGAATTCCTCTGTTTTTGCCTGAAGTTCTTCATCAGACAAGGCTGCCATTTCGTCTTCATAAGCCAAGACTTTGTCAGCCATTTTTTCTAATTTTCTTAATTCACCTTTATCATTTTCAATGATAGTCTTTAAAATATTCGCCATTTTTTTCCTTACTATATAATAATCTTTCTGATTTTTAGAATGTTCTTTTCATTATAGCATGTTTTCCTATATCTTTCAAGAATGAAAAAAGCAAAAAAGCTCCATCAGACTGTGCTTACAGAACTGGGAGATGGCAGGAGATTAGAGGCTAAAAAAGAAAAGGCAGAGGTATTGCTCTGTCTTTTCAAATACGAATGTTACAAGGATAAACTAATCTTCTTTTTTCTTCTTAATAAAGAAATCTGTTCCTGATAAGACCTATCACTCCTTGAACATTCTATCACTCTTTCGGCTACTTAAAATCCAGCAAGCGCATGGTATCTTGGGCAATCATCAGTTCTTCGTTGGTTGGAAGAATGAGAATTTTAGACTTAGACTGAGAATTTTGAATAAAGAGCTGACCTTGCTCGTTAGCTGCCTTATTCAAAGAAAGTCCTAAGCAATTGAGCTTTTGAACGACCAAGCTACGGATCAAGGCTGAATTCTCCCCGATTCCAGCGGTAAAGACCAAGGCATCCAGACCATCTAAATCTGTGATGTAGCTTGCAATAGTCTGAGCGATACGGTTGACAAACATATTAACTGCTAGACTAGCTTTTTCATCGCCTCTGTCACAAGCCTCCAAAACATCTCTTAAATCATTGCTAAGCTGGGAGATCGCTAGCAGACCGGATTCTTTATTGAGGACATCACTTAATTGCTGAGCTGATAATTTTTCCTGTTCTAGCAGGAAAGGGAGAATCATAGGGTCAATATCACCTGAGCGGGAGCCCATCATCAGGCCAGCCAAGGGGGTGAATCCCATCGAAGTATTGACAGACTGACCATTTTTAATGGCGCAGATACTAGCACCATTGCCCAAATGGCAATTGATAATCTTCAAATGCTCCGCAGCTTCTCCTTGCCCTTCCCAAATCTCCTGTACCTTTTGAGCAATATACTTGTGACTCGTTCCATGGAAACCATACTTTCTCAAACCGTATTTATGATAGTAATCCCAGGAAAGAGGATAAAGATAATAAGCTTCTGAAAGGCTTTGATGAAAAGCTGTATCAAACACAGCCACTTGTCCTGTCTCCGGCAAAGCCTTTTGGAAAGCTCGAATCCCTACCAAGTTGACAGGGTTATGACTAGGAGCCAAGAAAGACAGCTTCTCAATGATGGATAGCACTTGCTCATCTATCAAAGCAGAATCATCAAAGGATTCTCCGCCATGAGCTACGCGATGACCGACTCCATCTATCTCGTCCAGAGAAGCAATCAGCTTCCGCTCCAAAAGAAAGTTCAGCAAGTAATCCACGGCAAATTGATGCGAAGGAATAACCAACAGTTCCTTTTCTTTTTGACCTTCAAATTCAATTTTAAAAATACCTTCCTTTAAGCCAATCTTTTCAAAAATCCCTTTCACCAAAAGGCTTTCGTCGGGCATACTGAGCAGTTGAAATTTCAATGACGAACTGCCCGCATTAATCGCAAAAATTTTTTTAGACATATTTTTCTCCTGAGCAATGAAAACAGTGATTTTTTCAAATAACGTTTTTTGAAAACTGAAATTTTCCATTGCTACTTGTTAGATAAATAAGCTAGCTTCAACTGGTCGGCTAGCTTATTTACTATTTTATATATTACATAACATTGACTGCCAAGACAGCCAAGACAGCGCCGATAGTCGGTCCTACAATTGGCACCCAAGCATAAGCCCAGTTTGCATCTCCTTTATTCGGAACTGGCAAGAGGGCATAAGCAAGGCGCGGACCGAAGTCCCGAGCTGGGTTGAGGGCAAAACCTGTCGTCGAACCCAAAGACAAGCCGACCGCCATAATGAGGAAGCCAACTAAGAGTGGAGTGAGTCCAGGCGTGATTTCGCCGTGCGTTATCATCAAAAGTGCAAAGATGAAGAAGAAAGTCGCAACGATCTCGCTGAGCAAATTAAATGCTGGATTCTGGATGGCTGGTCCAGTAGCAAATACGCCAACTGAGTTGCCTTCTTCTGCCTTGGTTTCTTTGAAATGGGGATAATAGAAGAGCACTACAATAGCCGCTCCGACAAAAGCCCCTAGAATCTGAGCGATGATATAGCCCACCACTTGTTCCCAAGGGAAGATGCCACCCACCGCAAAGGCAATAGTGACAGCTGGGTTAAGGTGACCGCCAGTATTATAAAATCCTGCCGTATAGACACCCAAGGTCACTGCCAAGCCCCAGCCAAATACAACAGTAAACCAGTTGGGAGAGAAACCTTTTGCGAGACTCTTATTAAGACTGATAGACGCTCCGATTCCATTCCCAAAAACCATCAGAACCATGGTGCCTAAAAATTCACCTAGATATTTTTCCATACTCCATACTCCTTCATTTCGAAATACTTTATACTCTCTCCTCTATATTGCTTCTACAGCGCAATATAGATTCTAAGAAAGCATAAGAGAAATGTGCTCGTAAAATAGGAGAAAATCCCTAGCTCCAAAGCATGGATTACAAGTGGTATTCTCTCCTCTGATATTATTTAATTAGCTAGCTTGCTTCTCTACAGTCCCACAGCATACTCAGCAATGGACTGGTCTTCTTCAGAACTTCCTCCGCTGACGCCGATACTGCCAATCATTTCTGACTGGCAATAAATAGGAATGCCGCCTGCCAAACTAACGACCTTATTGTCAGTCATCGTTTCCAGCTGGTAGAGCCATTGGCCAGGCTGAGTTAAAGGTGCTAGATCCTTGGACTGCATCCTCATGCCAACAGCTGTGTAAGCTTTCTTATAAGCCATATCGTTACTCACTAACAAGGCATTTTCCATACGATAGGTCATCACGACTTGTGCCGCTGGATCAACCACCGTTATCACGACGGCTAGTCCCAGCTCTTCAGCCTTGCGTCTGGCCCTTGTTACCAATTCCCAGGCATCCTGATAGATATTTGTGAAAAGAACAGGTTCTTTATCCAGTAAGGTTTGGCATCTGGCAAGGACTTTTTGGATGATGATGTCCTGCAATTCTGAGTTTCCTTCCCAGCTTGATAGTTCTGGACTGCTGAGCTCGTCTCTCTCTCTATCTCTAGCCATCCATTTCACCTCTTTTCAGTAGTTAGCTCGGCCATCTTTTTGAATCGATCGGAACAAGTCAAAAAGATGCTTCTAACAGGTCAGATTTTTTAAACGGGACTCCCTTGACCAAACGCGCTGCATTTGAGCCAAACAGGCGCAAGACATGGTCTGGTATAGCAGAATAATCTTTGATACGATAGATAAATTTTTCAAGCGGCAAGTTACGATAATGGAGGACTGCGTCTCGCCCGTCACAGGCAATCCCTACTAAAAGCTGGGATTGAGTTGCAGCCACATGCGCTAGCGACACAGGATCGCTAAGTTCATCTGGGCTGACCAGACTAAATGGGATACCTTCCTCTTCGATACCGTAGCCGATTTGTGCCACCTTATCCGCAGGAGCATCGTCCGTAGCAATAAACCTAATGGTGGGCTTTCTAGTATAAGCTAATTCCATAGTCGACCCCCCATTTCTCTCTGACATAGGTCAAAATCAGTCCGGTCGCTACTGCATTTCGAGGCCCTACCAAGCCACGCACATTACCTCGACCAGCTACAATGGCATTCTGAGAGAGAGCTTCGGTCACTAGCTGAGGTATTTCAAAGTCCAAGGCTGAGCCACCCACGATGACAACGAAAGGAATGTCTCGAATATTCTGAGTAGGACTGACACGCTTGAGAGCCCGAACCGCATTGGTAACAAAGACCCTTTCCTTGGCAGACTGCCGAACGAGTTTGATTTTTTCAATAGAGTAGTCTCCATCATCTATAGGAACAAATTCATCATTTTCCTTGACGATGACTACTCTGGCAAATAAATCTCCAGACAGCGGCTTGTCAAAAAATTGAACAGTCCCGTCTTCATGCCGGATATGGAAAAGACTTTCTACCTTAGCCAAAGGATATCGTTTGATGTCCTCTGCCAGATGATGATTTTCCAGTCCCAACTCCGAATTGATCAGCATGGTTACCATATCACCGGCACCGGCTAGATGGACAGCCAAGATTTGACCCCTGCTATCGATAATGGAAGCATCTGTCGAGCCTGCTCCTAAGTCCAAAATAGCCAAGGGGCGATCCGTCCCTGGTGTAGTCAGAGCCCCAAGGATAGCTGATTCAGCTTCTGCTCCACCGATTTCTACGGTAATACCCAGCTCTCGTTCGACTTCTTGGGCAATGATGGACATTTGCAGCTTGTCGGAATTTACCATAGAGGCAATGCCGACAGCCTGCTCCATAGAAAATTCTCCAGCCACACCACCTCGCACAGAAATCGGAGCAAAAGTATTGACAGCCAGTAAGTCACGGATATAAATGTCAGAAGGCTCTTTCTCGGTCAAGTCAGCCATGGTTTGGCGCACCTTCTCCAGCATGCCTCCAACATTGGTTCCCGCTTCTCCGACAACATTGCTAATCTCACCAGCATAGACAATTTTCTCCATAATCTCATCGGCGCCCTTGGAAATATCCACCTTTAAGGTATGCTCCTTGCCGATAATTTGGATACTGCCTGCTGGAATCGTCCGAGCCTGAACGTCACCTGCCGGTGTCTTAATTACGACAGCCGAGCGGTTGCCAATGAGGGCACGGGCAATGGGAACGATGCTTTTCGTCTCTTCTGCGCTCAAGCCGAAGACTGTCGCAATGCCATAGGGATTGGATAATTGGGAAATCACCTTTCCTTGCTCTACCACTTCAACAGCAGCTTGCATGCCCAAAGGAACCTTGTCGATAAAGAGAATCTCATCCACGATTGGAATCTTCTGGCTAATGCGGTTGTTGACCAGAACCCCATCATCCGCCTGCAAAATGGCAGCGGTAATCTGATAGCCCTTGGCTAGATAGGCATTGATCAGCTGGGCAACCAAGTCAAAATCAATAATCTTCGGCACTACTACGATGTATTTCCCATCAATCGGATGATGAACCAAGTCGAGAATATCCACTGTCAGTCCAATCCCCAGACCCAGACCGCCTGGAGTACGGGGATTATGACCAATCATGGTAGACTCAGTAATGACCGTCTCTGTGATGGTTTCCATGGCAACATCGCCGATAACAGGCGTCGCTTCATTGATCCGAATCAAATCAACTTGTCCCAACTCAAGCGGTGTTTGCTCCATCAATTTCCTCAGAGATTGATAAATCCCGTGGACATTTTCCTTGGTCCCCTTGATACCTGTTGTATCCGCAATGGCTGAGGCAAGAAAGTGAATGCTTCCATCATCTTGCACTTCAGCTAAGGCAGACTCGGTCGAAGAATTTCCTATGTCTACTCCAATGATTCGTTTCACATTTTCACCTCCACCAAGATTAGGCTATTTTGAGCAGCATTTATAAAAGAAGTGACAATAATCTTTTTTCAACCCAAAATAGCCTTGATAAAACTTGATTAGTTGTCGCCTTTCAACTTCTTGCGGCGTTCATAATTTTCAGCTGCTTCTCTGACAAAGCCCGCACAGATAACAGCTCCATATTGGTTTTCCAATTCATTGGCAATGTCCAATAATTCCTGCTTGGAAGACCGGTAAGGACGCAGGGCATTGTAGATTTCCAGCACACGCGCATCCGGAACCTTGGTCAGTTCCGCAGCCCGAGAAAAGTTATACTGGATTGCTTCGCGGCCGGCATTCTTAGCAATTTCGCCTTGCTTAATCAAAATCTCCGGCTTAATCCGCAAATCCTCTGCAGTCACATAGCCAGACAAGATATTTTCCAGTGTAATATCTTCGAATTTCTTATCCTGACCAACCTTTATCCAGTCTGGGTGTTTTTTAGAAATAGGATAATCAGCCGCTGTCGCTTCATCAGAACTGACAGGACGACTGGTTGCTCCTTGACTAGCTGAGCCGCTGTCGCTTAGCTCGGCTAATATTTGTTTTACTAATGTTTCTACTGATTCACTCATTCTGATTTCTCCTTGTAGACATCATATGCATTAAATCACCTGACATTCATCAGCTGGTTTTCCTCTTTTAACCAGTTTCGTTTCCTTGATATGCAGCAAGGCTGAGTATGCCTGGTACTTAGGACGAGCCATTTGGTCGTTAAGGGTGGGCACCGGATTTGGTGTTTCACCCTTAGCATACTTAGCAGCATTTTTACCAATCAAACGATAGGTTTCAGGAGTTAACAAAGGTGCCTGCGGGAAGAGTTCCAGATTACTGAGCGGTGGCAAATCACGTTGGTGAATAACCGTTGTTCCCTTAGACTGAACACCGATAGAAATGCCAGAACCAGACAAATGGTCTCCTTCTACCGCTACAAAGGCAACGTCAGAAGAACGATAGACCTTGACAATGCGAGCCTTGAGCCCCTCTTCTTCGATACCAGCCACCAGCTGGCGCAGCACTTCCGTATGAGGAATGTCCACCATTGTCTTCACCTGCTGTTCCCCAAAGGCAGGTCCAACTGCAATAACGACTTCATCCGTTGACTGGCTAGGCTTAGCCACACCAACTGTACGGATAACAGCTTTTTCATTGGACACAGGCTTTGTAACAGGCTTTTCGCTTGTTTCAGCAGCTGTTTCGTTGGTATTGGCGCTCATCTCTTTCATCACTTCTGCAATAATGGAGCGCAGTAAAGTTTCATTTATCTCTGTCATCTTAGCTCCTCCTATACATCACGCGGGTCAATCGCTTTAGGAATGTCTTTGACTTTTTCCCATTCTTCGCCGACCAGGCGATGGCCTGTACCGACACCAACATAGTCATTCGGTGAATTCACCGCTGAAATAACATTCCAATCTCGATCAAAGATAGCAGATGTTTGCAGGAAATCCCCTGCTACACGTTGCTTGAACAAATTGAGCAGCTCATTGGCAACTTCAGGGAAGCCATTATTAGCCAAGGCTTTGATCAAATCAGCCCCTTGAACTCCGCGTTCCAGAATACCTTGAGCAGCCTTGATGTCTTCAACCTTATCCCGCTCTGGCATATCTTTAGAGCCATGAGCATAGGTCGCTGCTTCGACTTCTTCGTCGGTAATCGGCGGCAGGCCCAAGCCTTTGAAAAGAGCTTGCATAACGCGTGCTGCCTTGTTCCGAACCTTCACAACTTCCTCTTCACGTACAGGACGAAGACCACCGTCTACCCGCAGGTCACGTTGCAAGACATTGTAGTCGTCAAAGTCTTCAGCATCCCAGTTAGAGCCGGCAAACATATTGTCATAGTTTGGCGTAGCAGAGTAGCCAGAGTTGATAAAGTCTGTACCTGGCGCAAACTGCATCAAAGTCCGAACAGAGCGACGTAAGTCTGAGTGAGTAAAGGTTTGGTCATTTGATGAAGCACATTCCAAGTCAAGCATGCTGGCAATCAAGTTTTCAGCAACGACCGCCCGAATACCACTCGGAACAGCTGCAGGAATACCGATACAGCTTACTGATCCATTCTGAGTTCCTTGAACCCCAGCCGCTTTCGTGACATAAAGACAGCGAGCTTCTAGATAGAGCATGGACTTGCCTTCGGCTTGTCCCATCTGCACTTCAGACCCTGTACCAGAAGTGAAGCGCATCTTAAGTCCACGAGAGGCATAGGCTGAAGCCAGAAAGGCCTTGGACCAAGGTGTATCATCTCCATCAGTGAAGACATCTTCTGTACCATAAACAGAAATGGTCTCAGCATAGGCCGTAAAGCCACGCATACCAAATTCTAGCTCTGTCGCTTCTTCCAAGGAGCACTGAGTCAGTACCCCAGGACGGCCAACTTGGGAACCAATCATCAGAGACAGGGCATTGAAAGGAGCGTAACGCACTACAGCAACCGTTGTTTCCTGCTCTGCAAAACCACGCAGAGCTCCTTCAGCCGCATCTGCTGCAATCTGCACTGGATTATCATTGACATTAGTGACGTGGGCTTGAGTAGCTGTTTGCTTACGGGTCCGCATCTTTTGCAGACACATCATGATTTCCACGACATTCATCTGATTGACCACTTCAATGATTTTAGCCGGAGTCATGGCCTTGGTCAGCTTGATGATTTCTGTCCGAGGTACATTCGGTGTCAATATTTTATTGGCAATCTCTCTTGAGTCCATCTGAATAACTTCTTCAGCTCGGCTCAGGTCAATCCCATAGTTGGCAATGAATTGGTCAATCAGGTCAAATTCTTCTTTTGGTTTGCCGTCTAACTCAACCACTTTCCCATTTTGAATCTTGATACTGGGTTTAGGATCATTGGGGCTTTCCATAGCCACTAAACCTTCTTCAACCCATTCTTTTACAAATCCATCTTGGTTGATAGGGCGTTCGCTTAATACTTCAAAACGTTTGGATCTCATACCGTTTCCTCCCTCTCACTCTTAAATGTAAGATGGCTGTGAGTTGGTTGGCTCTTCACCCATACTGCCTAAAAGTGCCAGTCCAACTTCACGCGCTGAGATAACTGATTGTCTAACTGCTCCAGAATCCCCACTGATAAAGAGGATGGCTTCGTTTGAGTGGCTGGTACCACCATTTCCTGGAGAAGCATAGCCGACAACAGTAACGTTGGCAGCCTTAACAGCTGTATCCGCCATAACAACACCAATAGCTGCAGGTGCTCCGACAATCAAGCCAAAGGCACGACCGTATTCAGCACCAAAGGCAGTCTGACAAGCATAGCTAGCACGCGCAGTATACTGGAGTTCAATATGCCCTGCATCATTAGCATAAACATCACCAAAGGTTCGATCTACTTCCTTCAAGGTTACTTCTACAGCTCGTCTGACATCTGATACATCTTCGCCACCAAAGATAATCAAACTTCCGTGTCCAGCACCACCCTTAGTATCACGAGGCAGTTCGATTTTAACAATTTCTGTATTGGTTGCTTTGACCGCTTCATCAGCAGCCATGATATGAGGACCTGCACCGGTACGAGCACCGACCACACCGATTGAGCGATAGCTCTTTTCTAGCTTCATAGCATCCAGCACCTGCTGGTCCACATTGGCAATGACAAGTCCAATTGTATCGCCTATCGGATTAACACCGACAAATTCTGTAATATTGCATTTGTTTTCCATAAGACAGCTCCTTTCGCTGACATATATTTTGAAGCGCTTACAATTTTAGGGAATAAGGAAATCAGATAAGAGGAGCACCATAGCTATACGCCTCTTTCTGATTCTTTTTTTTTACTTTTTTGGGGTCAAAAGAATAGATTATTCTAAGGTTTTCTGTTAGAATGAGTATGGTTGTTTTTTAAAAAGGAAGATTTTTCCGCGTTCTCCAAAAAAGCCTAACCAACTTTTTTAGGAATGCCAAGCTAAGCCTACAAGAAATATACTTGACAGGCCTTTCCCTTCAGAAATAACAATCACAGAGACAGATAACAGATGATAAACTTTTCGCAGGGTTGCTCATCTTCTATCTGTTTTTTTATTTTCCATCATTACAGAATGGCAGGACAGCAGGCCGCTGTCCTGCCATTCTAGTAAATCTGATAGTTGAATCTTCCGACAAACTAGCCTTGCCAGTCAGCCGGATAGGTCACATAGATAAAGCGGGCCTTATCTCTGACAGAGAACTGAATGTCGCTGCCTTTAGGGATAAAGAGTACTTCGCCAGGGCCAGCTGTCATGACTTCGTCACCAACGATAATATCAAGACGCCCTTCAATAACATAGTCCACTTCATCATAGTCCAGATGCCAAGGGAAAGTTGTCTTTTCCATGGTCATCAGACCCAAGCCCAATCTTGGGCTTTCATCTAAGGTCAGCAAGTCTCGTGTATAAACTTGATGGCTCGCATCACCTGTATCCAAGCGATCTTCTGGACGAACATCCAGACCAGGCAGGGCGATAGAAGCTACGCCTGCCTTGCTGACTTTCTTCCCACCATCTTTGGTGGCTAATTCTTCCAATAAAATCTTACGAACCAATGTTTCTAGGTCAGAACGATTAATATCTGCCATACTTCATACCTCCAAGTCTAAGCTTCCTTTTTCGTTAAGAAGAAAGCCAGTAATACCGCTGTGATACCGCCGACAAATTTACCAATCATCATCGGCACAATCATTTCCGGTTTTTGACCAGCTGTGAAGCCTAGGTGATCTCCGATAACGAAGGAAGCAGATACGGCAAAGGCTACGTTGATAATCTTACCGCGTTTGTCCATATCCTTCATCATCTGGAACATGGCAATGTTATTAGCCAGAGAAGCTACCAAACCAGCTGCACCAACTTCGTTCATTCCTAGGGATTTTCCGATAGCAGAAAGCGGTTTGTTGGCTACCTTGGTAAAGACAGCTACCAGACCAAAGGCTCCAGCCAAGGTTACGGCAATCGTTCCGACAACTTCAAAGGCTTCCTTCAGTGTCTCAGCACCTTTTGGATAGAGGCTGATGAGCCATTCATTTCCAGTCAGAAGCTGCGCTGCACCAAAGGCCAAACCAAGCGTTGCCAAGATAACAATAATCTGACCAAATACTTCAAAACCTTTAATCATGGCATTAGGTGCCAAAAGCAAACCTATGAAAATCAGAGCAGATACAATGATAATCGGGATAAGATTGACAACCAAGGTTCCAAAAGGCAGACCTGGCACGAAAATTCCTCCAAGGAGACAGCCAATCGGAACAGTTACCAAACCATATAGGATTCCGCGAGCCAAAAGCGGACGGTCATCTTTTTCGATAATACCCAAGGCAACTGGAATCGTAAAGACGATGGTTGGCCCCATCATAGAACCCAGTACAAAGGCAGCAAAGTTTCCTACCGCCGGATCCTGAGCCAGACTGAGAGCCAGAGGAGCTCCTCCCATATCATTGGCAATGAAGGTTGTCGCAAAAATAGACGGGTCAGCGCCCACCAAGCCATACAAAGGCACGACAATTGGTTTCAAGACATCCGCCAAGAGGGGAGCGATTACCATAATCCCAGCCATAGACAGAGCCAAAGCTCCCATAGCCATGATTCCTTCTTCAAATTTTTCACTTAGTCCTAGTTTGCCACCGATACATTTATCCACTGCACCGATCAGCATGAATAGCACCATGATATAAATGATAATTTCATTGATACTCATAACATTACCTTAGTTTCTAATATTCTTCATCACTGTGATAGTCAACCTTGTCAATGATAGCCACAACGACCATATCCACAGGGATATTTGTCTTATTTAGGCTCATCCGGGCAGAACTGCCAGTGGTTACCATTACTTGGTCTCCTTCGCCTGCACCGATGCAGTCGGCCACAATAAGCAGAGCTGGGTCACTTTGATGTTCATTTAGCTGCCGTTCGACCACTAAAAATTTCAAACCATTTAAATTTTCGTCTTTTCTAGTCGCCCAAAGGCTTCCTTTTACTTTACCAACAAACATCTCTACCCACTCCTTTATTCTATGATTTCTATTTTTTGACGTTTTAGATAATCTCTCGCCAAGGCTGTCACAATCATTCCTTTTTCTATTTTAAAGCTTCCGCTTTCAGGTAAGCCCATCTCTCTCAGCCTCTTCTCTGTCAGCAAAACTGGCTTGCCCGGAGCCTTAGTCTTCGAGCTGACTTCTTCTGCCACCGCCCGTTTCACTTCCGGGCGAGGCTCTTCAGCCTGATCGTTTTCTAGGAGTGCTAAGAGTTGGCCTTCTTTATAAAATTGCAGACCGTAGCGAATCAGCTTTTCTCGCTGTCCCTGCAGTTCCTGATACAAGTACACTTTAGAAGATTGCTTGTACTGTTGAATAGCAAAGGCGCTGTCTGATACGAGGACTTTTTTGCCTTTCAAAAGACTCTTTAAAATGACTGCTTCCTCCACCGCTAAAGGGCAAAGGGATGAGAGTCTTAGAAAAGCATCAAAACCAAGCGACTCAACAACAACAATCTCTGCTGTGCAAGAATCTTTTACGACTTGAAAGCCTTCCCCTTCTAATAAGTCAGGAATCTTATCGCCTCCAATGACGTATACTGAGGGTTTCTGAGGCTTTTTCTTCAACTTTTCCATCAGGCGGTCTGTAATCAAATCTACTAAATGATCTAGATTTTCCATTCTTTACCTACCTTTTATTTGCTCATACGACTTATTTTTTAATAATCCGTCCGCGTGTTCCTTTTTTGAAACCACAGGCATTGGCTTCATCGTAGTCAATATGCATATAAGTCGCAAATTTAGGACTAACACGGATGACCACATCATCAAAAATCAGCGGACGAGCACCTTCTACTCTGACTTGTACAATCTCGTGATTTTTTACATTCAGACGTTCGGCATCTTCCGGTGTCATATGAACATGACGCTTAGCTACAATCAGGCCCTTATCCAGA encodes:
- a CDS encoding cupin domain-containing protein, which gives rise to MADINRSDLETLVRKILLEELATKDGGKKVSKAGVASIALPGLDVRPEDRLDTGDASHQVYTRDLLTLDESPRLGLGLMTMEKTTFPWHLDYDEVDYVIEGRLDIIVGDEVMTAGPGEVLFIPKGSDIQFSVRDKARFIYVTYPADWQG
- a CDS encoding ethanolamine utilization protein EutH, which produces MSINEIIIYIMVLFMLIGAVDKCIGGKLGLSEKFEEGIMAMGALALSMAGIMVIAPLLADVLKPIVVPLYGLVGADPSIFATTFIANDMGGAPLALSLAQDPAVGNFAAFVLGSMMGPTIVFTIPVALGIIEKDDRPLLARGILYGLVTVPIGCLLGGIFVPGLPFGTLVVNLIPIIIVSALIFIGLLLAPNAMIKGFEVFGQIIVILATLGLAFGAAQLLTGNEWLISLYPKGAETLKEAFEVVGTIAVTLAGAFGLVAVFTKVANKPLSAIGKSLGMNEVGAAGLVASLANNIAMFQMMKDMDKRGKIINVAFAVSASFVIGDHLGFTAGQKPEMIVPMMIGKFVGGITAVLLAFFLTKKEA
- a CDS encoding EutN/CcmL family microcompartment protein; amino-acid sequence: MFVGKVKGSLWATRKDENLNGLKFLVVERQLNEHQSDPALLIVADCIGAGEGDQVMVTTGSSARMSLNKTNIPVDMVVVAIIDKVDYHSDEEY